Proteins from one Coffea arabica cultivar ET-39 chromosome 8c, Coffea Arabica ET-39 HiFi, whole genome shotgun sequence genomic window:
- the LOC140013511 gene encoding uncharacterized protein, with protein sequence MADTTSSTRQLSSTVEEEQSTRNTTEFQNIHAAYRLNGKNYLKWSQLVRIFLKGKGKLCHLLEIASDSETARFEAWEQEDSMIMSWLWNSMIPEISDTCMFLPTAKAIWDALHQTYSKVNDAALIYDIKTRTTGAKQGTKIVTEYANFLQNQWQELDYYRTLDLKCSKCAVFIKKFIERDRVYDFLAGLNSEFDLVRIQILGRPEFPSLTEAISQVRGEESRRGIMLDLPSIENSALLNSKSQQLVLNKVAADKTNQTSGQKNR encoded by the coding sequence ATGGCGGATACTACATCCTCAACGCGGCAATTGTCTTCAACTGTGGAAGAAGAACAAAGTACACGGAACACAACAGAGTTTCAAAACATCCACGCAGCATATAGACtaaatggaaaaaattatttgaagtgGTCTCAATTGGTTCGAATATTcctgaaaggaaaaggaaagttgTGTCATCTATTGGAAATAGCATCGGATAGTGAAACGGCGAGGTTTGAAGCATGGGAACAAGAGGATTCAATGATCATGTCTTGGTTATGGAATTCCATGATTCCTGAAATCAGCGATACATGTATGTTTCTTCCTACAGCAAAGGCAATTTGGGATGCCCTTCATCAGACATATTCCAAGGTTAATGATGCAGCTCTTATTTATGACATCAAGACAAGGACAACTGGAGCAAAACAAGGGACAAAAATAGTGACAGAGTATGCCAATTTTCTGCAAAACCAGTGGCAGGAACTGGATTATTACAGGACACTTGATTTGAAGTGTAGCAAATGTGCAGTGTTTATCAAGAAGTTCATAGAAAGGGATCGAGTTTATGATTTTTTGGCTGGCCTAAACTCTGAATTCGATCTTGTACGAATTCAAATTTTGGGCAGGCCAGAATTTCCCTCTTTAACAGAAGCAATATCCCAGGTACGTGGAGAAGAAAGTCGCAGGGGTATTATGTTAGACCTACCTTCAATAGAAAATTCAGCCCTTTTAAATTCCAAATCTCAGCAGTTGGTACTGAACAAGGTTGCTGCGGACAAGACCAATCAAACAAGTGGGCAAAAGAATCGTTAG
- the LOC113706007 gene encoding uncharacterized protein — MEEIEKLKSMLETVDKPTTNNSQSRNPGMCSLTLSSKALVSFAFSVFGNELRNVWILDSGATDHMSHISNKFKTYNPYPSNRKIVVADGTTTTVTGIGDVQVTPNLILKNVLHVPQLSTNLVSDRGSGKRIGLAKEHDGLYYLDTSSQPEFSKSALSTLFSPSNKDVIWLHHRRLGHVSFSALKIMFPSLFKGFDVQSFHCDICECYIVENKPYFITPYLQGELDTLKDKELKFSSLELSTSESSKSEFQESILQSDVVEEKKEDRKIYDWFRFDQVYTRKGDPIVVTRQEQSSKPSSRNEVIMSESNLNSTPPTDHSSSSKSPCPEPLSLDQDLHLPIAVRKKPQECTKRPLYPLSHFVSFEKFSPSHQSFLSTLNTVSIPNSLSEALSKKEWKLAMEVEMDALEKNGTWELVDLPKNKKVVDCKWVYAVKFKADGPLERYKARLVAKGYTQTYGVDYRETFAPVAKMNTVRILLSLAINFDWELQQYDVKNAFFSWRVRRGDLYEHSTGIQWG; from the exons ATGGAGGAAATTGAGAAGCTTAAAAGTATGTTAGAGACAGTTGATAAACCAACAACTAACAATTCTCAATCAAGGAATCCGGGTATGTGTTCATTGACACTTTCAAGTAAGGCTCTAGTCTCTTTTGCGTTTAGTGTTTTTGGCAATGAGCTTAGGAATGTCTGGATTCTTGACTCTGGTGCTACGGACCATATGAGtcatatttcaaataaattcaaaacctATAACCCCTATCCTAGCAATAGAAAGATTGTTGTCGCAGATGGTACTACAACCACTGTGACAGGTATTGGAGATGTCCAAGTTACTCCAAATTTGATTCTTAAAAATGTTCTTCATGTTCCTCAGTTATCTACAAATTTGGTTTCT GACCGGGGATCGGGGAAGAGGATTGGACTTGCTAAGGAGCATGATGGACTCTATTACTTGGATACATCCAGTCAACCAGAATTTAGTAAATCTGCCCTGTCCACATTATTTTCACCCTCCAATAAGGATGTCATCTGGTTACATCATAGACGTCTAGGTCATGTGTCTTTTTCTGCACTAAAAATAATGTTTCCCTCCTTGTTCAAGGGATTTGATGTTCAGTCTTTTCATTGTGATATTTGTGA ATGTTACATTGTTGAAAATAAGCCATATTTCATCACTCCTTATCTTCAGGGGGAGTTAGATACACTTAAAGATAAGGAGTTAAAATTTTCCTCCTTAGAGTTGTCCACATCTGAGTCATCCAAATCTGAATTCCAAGAGTCAATTCTTCAATCTGATGTGgtagaagaaaaaaaggaagatcgTAAAATCTATGACTGGTTCCGGTTTGACCAAGTGTATACAAGGAAAGGAGATCCCATCGTGGTTACAAGGCAAGAACAATCCTCTAAACCaagctccaggaatgaggtaaTAATGAGTGAATCAAATCTGAATTCTACACCACCGACTGACCATTCTTCCAGCTCTAAATCACCTTGTCCTGAACCTCTTAGCCTTGACCAGGACCTACATCTACCTATTGCTGTAAGGAAAAAACCCCAAGAATGCACCAAAAGACCCCTATACCCATTGTCTCACTTTGTGTCTTTTGAGAAGTTTTCCCCAAGCCATCAAAGCTTCCTTTCCACCTTAAACACAGTCTCTATTCCTAACTCATTGTCTGAAGCACTATCAAAGAAAGAATGGAAACTTGCTATGGAAGTAGAAATGGATGCATTAGAGAAGAATGGGACCTGGGAATTAGTTGATTTACCAAAGAACAAGAAAGTAGTGGACTGTAAGTGGGTGTATGCAGTAAAGTTTAAAGCAGATGGGCCCCTAGAACGCTACAAGGCAAGGTTAGTCGCGAAAGGATACACACAGACATATGGAGTAGATTATCGGGAAACGTTTGCTCCAGTAGCAAAGATGAATACAGTAAGAATTCTGCTATCCTTGGCTATTAATTTTGATTGGGAATTACAACAGTACGATGTGAAGAATGCTTTTTTTTCATGGAGAGTTAGAAGAGGAGATTTATATGAGCATTCCACCGGGATTCAGTGGGGTTGA
- the LOC140013513 gene encoding uncharacterized mitochondrial protein AtMg00810-like, whose translation MITNGYKQSQGDHTLFIKHSAFGGVTVLIVYVDDIIVTGNDEVEKKTLKWCLAKEFEIKGLGKLKYFLGIEVARSRQGIFISQQKYVMDLLKETGMIASKPVRTPIEQNHKLSEAHEETAVDREMYQRLVGKLIYLTHTRPDISYSVSVISQFMHDPRAVHLQAVYRVLHYLKAHLGKGILFKKGPEIDLAVYIDADFAGSAVDRRSTSGYCTFLGGNLISWRSKKQSVVARSSAKAEFRAMAAGVCELLWVKIILEDLRIQWSKPMKLYCDNKSAISIAHNPMQHDRTKHIEIDRHFIKEKLESGLICTPYVPTGFQLADVMTKGLCSNMFHESVVKLGMEDLYSLA comes from the coding sequence ATGATAACTAATGGCTACAAGCAAAGTCAAGGAGATCATACCCTGTTCATCAAGCATTCAGCCTTCGGGGGAGTTACTGTTTTGATTGTTTACGTAGATGACATTATAGTGACAGGAAACGATGAAGTAGAGAAGAAAACTTTGAAGTGGTGCCTAGCCAAGGAATTTGAAATAAAGGGTTTAGGAAAATTGAAGTATTTTCTGGGAATTGAAGTGGCTCGATCAAGGCAGGGAATTTTTATTTCTCAACAGAAGTATGTTATGGACCTGCTCAAGGAAACAGGCATGATAGCGAGCAAACCAGTTCGAACTCCCATTGAGCAGAATCACAAATTAAGTGAGGCTCATGAAGAAACAGCAGTGGACAGAGAGATGTACCAAAGACTTGTTGGGAAACTCATTTATCTCACACATACTAGGCCAGATATATCTTACTCAGTCAGTGTTATTAGTCAATTTATGCATGATCCTAGAGCAGTTCATCTACAAGCAGTTTATCGAGTGCTTCATTACTTAAAGGCACATCTAGGGAAgggaattttattcaaaaagggTCCTGAAATTGATCTGGCAGTTTACATAGACGCAGATTTTGCAGGGTCTGCAGTCGACAGGCGATCAACTTCGGGATATTGTACATTTCTTGGAGGAAACTTAATATCCTGGAGAAGCAAGAAACAAAGTGTGGTAGCAAGGTCAAGCGCTAAAGCAGAATTTAGGGCTATGGCAGCAGGGGTATGTGAATTATTGTGGGTTAAAATTATCCTAGAAGACTTGAGGATTCAATGGAGCAAACCGATGAAACTATACTGTGATAACAAATCTGCTATAAGTATAGCTCACAACCCAATGCAACATGATCGGACGAAGCACATAGAGATAGACAGGCACTTTATTAAAGAGAAGCTAGAAAGTGGACTGATTTGTACTCCGTATGTTCCGACAGGATTTCAACTTGCAGATGTGATGACAAAGGGACTGTGTAGCAACATGTTTCATGAAAGTGTTGTCAAGCTGGGAATGGAAGATCTATATTCACTAGCTTGA